A section of the Halopiger aswanensis genome encodes:
- a CDS encoding DUF7501 family protein — MGDYEHPTRDSSAWDNPDFCPFCGRELSDGGPGFIDHVSSDEHATCRQRFEQWRENVVTDIGDEWSG; from the coding sequence ATGGGCGATTACGAGCACCCGACCCGGGATTCGTCGGCGTGGGATAATCCGGATTTCTGTCCGTTCTGCGGTCGCGAACTCTCGGACGGCGGTCCAGGATTCATCGATCACGTGTCGAGTGACGAGCACGCGACCTGTCGTCAGCGATTCGAGCAGTGGCGGGAAAACGTTGTGACCGACATCGGCGACGAGTGGAGCGGCTGA